The nucleotide window GCGGCGTATGTGAATCTGGTGAGTGGTGAGACGGCCAGCAATCAATCTAATTCAGTTGGGAACAGAAGAGGTGATTACACATGAGAGATGCGCTTCAGGACTTGGCGCCGTCGCTGGGCTTGGTATCGGCGGAGTCGTCCTTGCCGCCGGAGCCTGAGGAGGCGGCCGCGTGGGCGGCGAGGGCCTTGTCGTATGCGTCGAGCTCGTCGAAATATATGTCCCAGACGCAGCGGACGCAGCCACTGCCGCAGCAGTCGCCCGGGAGAGGCTTCTCCGGCGGCAGCGGCGTTGGCGTTGGCGTTGGCGTTGGCGCGggcgcgggagcgggagcgggagcggcgTCGGGCTTCGCGGTGCTGCCGTCGCGAGGGGTGGCCGACGCCATGGGCGCCTCGGGCGggaggcagtggcggcggcggaggaggagagggCGCGTCGGCCCGGGCAGGAGAGGCAGCAGGATCGGGGCCGGGACACGGACGACGGCGCCCAGCATACAGCCTCCCGCTCGTCGAAAGGGAGAAGGGACGCGGAGGAGGCTGCGTGATTGGGACGCAATTTGAAAGAGTCCAAGTGCCACAAGCCAGCGCGGACGAACAAATTGACAAACGACACGTCGAGCTTGGTTGATGGGCTGGTCCGTCTACGCTCGCTCGCTGGGTTAGTTTCCTTTCTGCGTGTGCCGAATCAACATCTGCCACAAACGGAGGGAGAGCCACCAAGAGTTCCACTTTCCCAACGATAATGATATAGGGCGGACGTCCGGACGGAACGGACGCACTCACGCCAAACCAACCCGTCGCAAGACCTGGACGCACCCACATCGAACCAACCCGCCGCACGCCGCTCCCGATCCTTACTCACTCCTGAGTCCCGCAGCGCTCATGTCACCCTCTCCGTTCTGCTGTCGCGCGCCGCGTGCTCGCTGGGAAACACCGCACGCCACCTCGTTGTCGTGCCCGCCCGTCCGCCGAcactccctcccttcctcccctCACTCCTTCCCTCCCTCTACGAGCTCCATGCGACTTCGCATTGCCCAGCGACCAACTCTCGTGCCCCCCACCGCAGACGAGGACGAACGGCGGCGGCTCCGACGAGTTAGGTGGTccttctctggatctgagccctcctcctccttctctggatctgagccatcctcctgctcctcctctggatctgagcgctccccctcctccttctcctctggatctgagggacACGGCAGtgcctagggttccggcgagctctggGTCTCTATTCCCTCCTCCCCGTGTTGCAATGAGTGTTTTGAgatgttgcaacagatgattttgAATGTTGCAATGGAATTTTTCAGTCGTTGCAACAGatgtttttgcgatgttgcagtactactgcttgagatgttgcaatATATAATTTTTGATGTTGCATCACATAATTTTTTATGTTGCAGCatataattttcgatgttgcagcacATATTTTTTCGATATTGCAGCAAAagttttttcgatgttgcagtatatgtttttcaatgttgcagtacatatttttttcGATGTCGCAGTACTTATTTTTTAGTTGTTACAGTAGATATTTTTTAAATGTTACCGTGCATGTTTTTCAATGTTAcactatatatttttttaatgttACAGTATTTACAACCTATTattgcactacatagttttttCATATATTTTTATAACCAGTTGAAGTCTTACATGCTTTTTTAAGACAGAGGCGCTGTAGAGGAACCGGGTGCGTTGGGGAACGGGAGTGAGAAGCGCGTTGGGGAGGAGAGGAAGCGCGGGTCCCGTTTCCCATTCTGTTCCCTGCGGGTGGGCGAGCATGGTTCCGTGTGGAGGGGGCGGGGCGGGGTCCTGTGCGGTACCGGCGTCCGGACGTGGGTTGCGTCGCTTTCCGAAACTTGGATATCAGAATTTTTACTTCTCCATCTGTAGTTCTGTATGTATAGACGTACGTAGCATATTACAGTTTTCAGTCAGACGAAACCAGAAAATCACATTATCCCAACAGCTAAACCAGCCAGGCCTTCGGGATGAAAGCTACTAGCTTAGGAAACGAAAAATGGGCAATCACGCGAATAAGAAGGGCGATTTGCTGTAAATGCGTGCTTCTCCTGGCTTATCTATTCTCTCCAATCCCTGTGCTCTCTTTGTGTGATCAGGTCCAGCATCAGGCGTATCTGAAACTGAAAAGATGAAAGCTGTTTAACACGCAGAGAATAGAGGACAAAGCTTCTGCGTTCTCTGCCAAATGGGCAAACGTACCTCCCCCCAGTTCTCTGCCAAACAACTTCAACCAAATTAAGCCATTGGTCCATCAGACTACGCGCAAGCGGGAAAACATGTATTTAGTGTAAACAGGATCAGCAGACTTTATATTGTTGGTCCTTGAAGCACTTTGACAACTTCCTCTGCTCTAGCCTGTATCTCTTTTAGATACTCAACCAGTACGCGTTGCTGGTAAGAACCACCTTCCTGTAGAACAGAAAGAGAAAGGAAGAACGTATATCAGTGGGAAAAGATGCTCAAGACAAGTCCCTCTGCTCCCTGTAGAATCCAGATGTTTGTGGTTCTCACCGTACGGATCAAGACTCTCTCAATTCTCTTGTTAATAACGGCATAAAGATCATCTGGTGAAACGTCTCCTTTTCCTACTGTAAGCCCGTCAAGCAACACCTTGTTCCACTCGTTCTCAGGCGCTGCATTGCATAATCTCCATTGATCAGATATGATGACTAGTAgatgcagagagagagagagagagagagagagagagagtcgctGCGTGGAATTACAGACCCTGTATTACACATTCAAGGAACTTTTCGGGAACTACAACTTGCCCCCCTGAAAAATGGAAGGTGCTCATGAACAAAATGAAAGCGTAGTCCTGTCTCAACATCTCAGGTCGAACAGCCTAAAAGTAATGCATGAAGGAAGACTACCTTTGTACGCATAACTACGTTTTTGCAGAGATTTGGAAGCATATAACTGCAACACTTTTTGCAGCATAGCTTGAAGCCCAGGCTTATCTCCATCTTGTTTAGCCTAAACACATGTAACATATACTAATCACATGAAAAAAACTAAAATCTAATATAAgttggaataaaaataaacaacttTCTAGCATAAAAAGCAGAAACTAACACTTACCTTGCCTCAACTGAGCACTAACTTCTGACAGAAATCCCTCATCAAGCTGTCCTTCTTGTTCTCGGCGTGTTATTTCCTGGGAATGTCAGAAGTTAGTGCTCAGTTGGTATGTGACACAGAAAATTACATATAATCAACCGAATCTCTGAAGCCCAAAAGAAATGTTGGTTGCAAAGTACAGACAACGGCAACAATAGGCACATGTAAATCATAATTTGAAAGAAATTGCTGAAGAAGAAATGTTCGGATATTTGCCCTGACAAGTACATTTTCACCACAAATTTGTTAATTACTGTAGATATCAGTGTAAGAAAGTTCAGTTTTATAGGCAGTGCAAATGCAAAGACCATGACAAAATGCAAGTAAAGGATGTAAAAAGCATTTAGAACAACAGGTAGAGATGTGACCATACTTTCTCCATCAATTTGAGAGTGTCTGGACCTCTTGGTGGCCACTGCACATCTCCCTCATGCATCACAGGACTAATGATTGCCTTCAGCACATCTGTTGATTGTTCAATCTTTTGCTGCATAACATAAGGGTAAAATTAGCAAATGGAACAATATCAGTAATCAGTAATCACAAAAGAAATACAAAGTTTTCCTCGCTTATGAGGACATAGGCAGAGGTACTATACTTATGCATGATGGAACATGGTTCTTACATCAGTCTTGTGAACAAGCCGGTCAACAATGTTCATGACATTTTCTGCCAGCTCTTCATAATCTTTCTGAGAACGCAAAACAGAGAAACCAATCACAAAGTTAAATTAACTGAGGTAGAAGATAATAACATCCATAGGAAGCAAAATTGTCTATATATGTGAAACCATGCTTTATCATCATCTGATTTGCAGAGGTCAATTCTAGCTGCTAGCCGAACCCAGAAACCAGCGTCGAATGACAGAACATTTTCAACCACTATTTGATCAAGCTGTTTATAAGAAAGAAAGGTGTATTAGTAATTTAATCACTTGAACTCATTATGTCAAAAGAAACAATAAAACAAGCAAGGATTCTCCCAGTTGGTTGAACAGAGAATAAGGCCTTCACTTAAAAAAAACAGGACACGTTAGTTTAATCTAGTGATACCTTTAGACAAACCCAAATACTGTACAAGCATGTAGAACACTATAGTAAGAATTGAGAAGACTAAAAGAAATAAGTCAAACTGCCAACTAACACTATACTCAGAGCAGTTGACTGAAACTTAGGTCCAGAGATAGATTTGCCAACCAGTTCTTAGTTCAGCTCTGCAAATGGTAAAACAAGAGAGCAGCATGGCTTCTTGGCCAGTGGAGGGCCGAGGGCTTTCACGTCATCCCAATTAGCGCCCACCTAGGGCTGACTATTGCATGGAGCCGCTTAAATCAGAAGCAGCTTCTCATAGTTCTGTTTGACTTCTACAGCTTCTAATGCTTTGAGGGACATGGCAGCAGGTGCTTTGGCGCGCAGTCCGAGCTGGTGGAGCGCCCACGGCATTCAAAGCCAAGGGCCCCATATGCGCACGAGTGGAGGTCCTACTCCTACAGGCCATGCTGATGGTGTCAAATCTGACCCTCTGCGGGCCTCGTCGCCCTGTGCCGAGGGACATGGTCCAGATCAGGCTGTTGTGCCCAACCCTCGTCCACCAAGGGAGGGATGCACTCCGAGGGATACAGCCTGCCATGCCGATCCTCATGCATCGGTTGGTGGCGTTATGCTTGGAGGCCCTGGCGCCATCTCCATCTGCAGCTCCTCTCTGTAGTACGTGACCTCACCGGTACACCGTTCACTCCACCTATGCCAGCCACCACTCTCCTCAGTGCTCCTCGCCTAGCGGTGCCCCACCTATCCCAAAGCCATCTTCCTGACCAGTGCCTCCTGCCCTCTTCTCCATGGCCCATGGGCCACATCCTATGCTGAAGGCCATGGCATCCCTGCTGACTCTCCACCGGATGGACGCGTTGTCCCATTTGCTCCAGCAGATCTGGCGTCTTCAAACCAATgtatacattctctctctttGTCATGGTGTGGCAGTGGATTGAGGTTTAAATCTACCCCTATTCTTTTTTTAAGAATCTCCAAATTACTTAGGGAGATTCGGTGCGACTGACAGTGATAGGAATGGCACCGGTGAGGCATGGCAGCGGATGCCTGTCAGCAGTCAGCTCCATAACAAGAAGGGCAGTTCACAGAGAAAACAGAGGCAGGTAACTCGTAAAGAGTTGTTGGAACTTCCAGGTCATTTACCTTTTTTGTCCACTCAAGTTAAATTAGTTAGTGAACTCTAAACTTGATTAAACTTGCCAGGAGTGGAGTGTAGGATGTTAATGTCTCACTCTGAGTATATTCACACTACAGGTTCATCAGGTGTGAGTTATGGAATTCCAGAACAGGCCCCTGATCTGACAGTGCTTTGATTTTAGTGATTTGAGCAGGTTAGTGCCAACATATTGTTCCTCTTACACTTATAGTTCACAGTCCATTGATATTTTGCATGAACCTCACTTTTTTTTTACCCATCACTGTCATAGTGGCAAAGGGTGAAACAGAATATGGTGTTACTAATTATTTTGTTCGCTTCCAGAGTTGCAACACAAGAAATAGATCATTTCATCACTTACTTTGGATCACGTGAAGTAGATAGTAGTAGAATAGAATGGAATGAGCGAAGGGCAGATGATGAATGTTGAATAAGATCATATTGTTTAAGACTACTTCCTTTTGTTATTTTGTTGCAAGATTTAAATTTGAGAGCACAAAAGCACCAGCAGGATTGCTTTTTTTAATAAATTCATCTAGAATTTTAGAGCTATCCTATGAACACGCCTGACTAAGTGGTACTTTCTATATTTCTATCCTAGTTGCTGATTTGCTATTTATTATGCTCAGGTCTGCTGGCCATGTGTATGATGAGGCTGAAGCTAAGACACTTATTGTTTTCCTTGTTGGGAGCCTGATGAAGACTTATCAATGTAACTAAACTGTCAGTTCATTGCTTATGAAAATGCTACAATGAGATATCTAACTACTGATACTGGTAGTGTCATATCAAGCCAGGAATATCTCAGTGCAAACACTCTTGTCACCGCCATTTTGATCTTCCTATTCTAGAGGCTCGGATATTTTGCAGAAAGTGCACATTTTATGGCAGCCTAATAATAAATTACATACACCCTATACATCAAATAAGATGCAACCTCTATGTCACTGATATATCACCATGGATATACAGTTTGCAGAATCAATTATACAAGAGAAACACGATAACAGTAACAGACTCAATTTAGTTATAGCCTATTGTTTTAGAACTCCCCTGTCTGTATGACTTTATCAGCTCCTTGTTTTGATACCTTCTTTGGTGTGCTCATTGGTCAACTTATTGCCAATGTTATGTTGTTATGTCAAATGTTTTCATAACAGATGTGCAAGCAGCAATCGAGAAGCAATTTAACATCATCAGATTTAATTCAACTCAAATTCGAGATTTTGTTCTTTCTTTTAGGATGCAAGATCAGATGTACATCTGGGtcagcttagttatagatttacaATATAGGTCTGAAATTCAGTTACCACTTACCACTATGGTTTCCAATTTTCTTCTCTTGCTTGTTTTTTGATCTTCTCTTGCTTGTTTTTTGATCATATCATTATGATTTCAATAGACATCCACATTGCAATGAAATGGGTGGGTTATCTATTTCTAGAAGGGGTTAACTGTGTGGGAAACTCTACCTTTTATTATTTGTGTTTGAGAGGATTTGGAGATTGAGGGTGAAAATCAGTTTGTTAGATATAACAGATGTTGATTGTTCTCTCTGGGGGAAAAAGATGGATATCCTTTTCTTCATGTACTTGGTTATGTGATATGCATGTACTGGGAAGATAAATCATATCTCATTATCATTTGTTCAGATGCATAAATATGCTTTATGTATTAGACAGGGCAGTTTGCTGTGTTCCCAGCCATGTTGGTGTTTTGAGCCAGGTAGCAGCTCATCAACATTGTATTACAAATTGAAATTCATGAGTTGAGCTTTTCAGTTTCTAGGCCCATTTTTCCTAAGTTGCCTTTCTATCTATATTGCTATTTACATTCTTATGCTGCTGTtcctttaaaaaaaaatctcatgCATCTGTTACTGTAGAAAGTCATAACGAATGAAGTGGCCCTACACGAAACATGGGCATGTGCAGATCACTAGTTTCGAACAAGCAACACAGGAAGCAAGCTCTAAGACTGGTGGTTTTCAAACTGAAGGAGATCTATAGTGTGAAGTCTGGATCGAAATGTAGGACAGTAACCACAGTTCAAAAAGGATAATGTGAACTAAATACCAGGCCAGAGTGAAGACAGAAATCACATATTCACGGTTACCTCTCTAGGATTTGCGTTCCTCAGCATATCAATCAGCCAATCCACTTCTACGGTCTTCTTGAGGGATTCTTCAGGAGGTTTATCAGCTGCGCATAATAAAGTCGTCCTGCTTATCGAAATCATAAGTCCTTAATTAAGAATATTATCTACCGATTTTCATGTCAAAGTTCACGATAGAAAAATAGATCCTGATGACCGCAGGTAGTTTGAACACGAATCACAAATTTGCGTCAGCAACTCAGCAAAGTTATCATATCCAAACTTTCGAACAATAGCCATGCTACTACTTGATTGGTTACAATTCCAGGGTCACATTTAAATGTTGAGCAACCACAAAACACAATGGCAGTTCTACAGCAATGTTCAGTGCGTGCTCATTGTTCAGTTATAAAAGTTCCCAATTCATTAAATTTCTTAATCCCCGGCACAGCTATGCCACAGCATGGCTAAGGAGAGGATCGGTTTAATACACTGTTAACCAATCAGACCAAATCGCACAATTGAGCAAAATAAAGGTCGTTACTACTTCTTAATCCAAAAGCACCCACCAAGTGCGCACAAGTAAATTTAACTAAAAAGCGGAAAGCAAGGATAGAACACGAACCGTCTCCGCCGTTCAGCATGGAATGCTCTCCGCCCGGCGGACTGCACCGGGATCCCCCAACACCACCGACGGGGCAAACTCTGGTTAACACAAAGGCGGACGATTAGAGTACGCTTTGAGTTCGTTGGAGAAAACAAATTAGGATGACCAGGGTGAAGAGTGCAACCGCGATGGGAGATggggacggaggcagtggccggAGCGACGTGGATGCGGCGGTGGCCGTCGCCATCGCCGGCCGGGGACGGAAGCAGTGGAGGTGCGGGCGGTATGCTCCACACCTGTGGAACTGGTAGATACTAGATAGAGCTGTGAGCCTGTGACTGTGAGCGTCACACTTGGGATGGGTTCATCCCGGATCTGAGGTCCTAGTGGGATGATATCATCCCCTCTTTATGTCCTAGAGCGTGTTTGGTTTGGAGGTGGGACATGAAATGGGTGGGTGGAAAAGACTCACCATATTAGGGAATATGTATACCTCTAGATTTAGGGATACACCCATTCCGTCGAAAATGAGTTATGAGCTCGTTCCTCGCAAAAGGCGATATCATCTGTTTCCTGCCTGCGGTGGAACCTCGCGTTGCTTCTCCGAGCCACCTAGCGCCATTAAGCTCCGTCTGCTCCTCGTCGCACCACAGTGAAGCCCACTTCATTGCTCCGTCCGCTCCCCATCGCGCAACATGAGCAGGCGCAACCACCGTGTCGCCCCGCTCATGTTGCGCCTCATGACGAGATCTAATAGCGCAGTAAGCGACGATGGCTTGCAGGCCTAGCAGGTGAGGGCGGATGCGTTGGGAGAGGACAAGAGCACGTAGGGGCAAGAGCGACGGGCATGGCTACGCTGAACGGGGAAGCAGCAATGGACGGAGCAAGTAGGGGTCGGGGGTGACAACGAAGCGCTCAACGATGGAGGCAGATGATGGAAGAAGGAGTAGAAAGGAATAGAAGAGACTAACATCTAGGGCGCACTTGATAGTTGCCTAATAGATAGGAAACTATGTTGAATCCTCTCAGTCCCCTTCCCTCGTATCAAACATAGAACATGGATGACCCTAGTCCCCTCAACTAAATAAAAAGATGGAATCAtccaaaaaaaactaaaatagacCCATCTCGTCCCTCGTGTTCCCAAACAAACACACTCTAAAAATAGAATATCTCAATTGGTGTTATCCTGCCCTGCCCTCGTCTATACAATATTTTCCCCTTCATCTTTCCATGGCAGCCTCCCATCGATGACCGCAGACAATCTCATCCTTCGTTGCGCCTCATCCAATGATCGCGAATGACACGATCAAGAAGACAATGAAGAAGCCCGTGGTGTACAATTTATGACATGTACTTAGGGTAATATGGTATTTTGATTACATTTCCCTTGTCTCATTGACTAAGTTCAAATCTCTCAATTTGTTGAGTACTTCATGTCTTACTACACTTTCTGAAACCATCTTATAATTTTTCAGTAGGCGGAATAAGCAATTTGATCCTTAAGCTTTCACGCAAAGCTCACATTTGTCCTCCAACTTTCAAAAGGGTTATTTTAGTTTTCTAACTTAGAGTTTCGGCACAATGTCATCCTCCAACATGTCTTGCCACGTTAGGTCACCTCATCAGCACAGTCGCCCCAAATCAATGGCTAGTTTGGTCTGGGGGTGTTATAAATAGAGTGTGGTCGGCATTTGGCCGGCTCTCTTGGCTCTCCAACTAATCAAACACCCTTGTGAGCTTGTGTAAacatctcccactcatctctttgCCTAGTGCTTCATCCATATTGAGATTGGGATTGATTCCAGTGCATTTGCATTGAGTTCTTGCATCTAGTGGGACTAGTGATCAATTGAGTTGTgtttttattgttactcttggtggttgccaccacctagatgaatTGGAGCAGCTGGTGGTCGTTGAGGAAGATTGGTGCTTG belongs to Miscanthus floridulus cultivar M001 chromosome 4, ASM1932011v1, whole genome shotgun sequence and includes:
- the LOC136550057 gene encoding uncharacterized protein isoform X5; the encoded protein is MATATAASTSLRPLPPSPSPIASLPRRWCWGIPVQSAGRRAFHAERRRRTTLLCAADKPPEESLKKTVEVDWLIDMLRNANPRELDQIVVENVLSFDAGFWVRLAARIDLCKSDDDKKDYEELAENVMNIVDRLVHKTDQKIEQSTDVLKAIISPVMHEGDVQWPPRGPDTLKLMEKEITRREQEGQLDEGFLSEAKQDGDKPGLQAMLQKVLQLYASKSLQKRSYAYKAPENEWNKVLLDGLTVGKGDVSPDDLYAVINKRIERVLIRTEGGSYQQRVLVEYLKEIQARAEEVVKVLQGPTI
- the LOC136550057 gene encoding uncharacterized protein isoform X4, whose protein sequence is MATATAASTSLRPLPPSPSPIASLPRRWCWGIPVQSAGRRAFHAERRRRTTLLCAADKPPEESLKKTVEVDWLIDMLRNANPRELDQIVVENVLSFDAGFWVRLAARIDLCKSDDDKKDYEELAENVMNIVDRLVHKTDQKIEQSTDVLKAIISPVMHEGDVQWPPRGPDTLKLMEKEITRREQEGQLDEGFLSEVSAQLRQAKQDGDKPGLQAMLQKVLQLYASKSLQKRSYAYKAPENEWNKVLLDGLTVGKGDVSPDDLYAVINKRIERVLIRTEGGSYQQRVLVEYLKEIQARAEEVVKVLQGPTI
- the LOC136550057 gene encoding uncharacterized protein isoform X6, whose amino-acid sequence is MLNGGDADKPPEESLKKTVEVDWLIDMLRNANPRELDQIVVENVLSFDAGFWVRLAARIDLCKSDDDKKDYEELAENVMNIVDRLVHKTDQKIEQSTDVLKAIISPVMHEGDVQWPPRGPDTLKLMEKEITRREQEGQLDEGFLSEVSAQLRQAKQDGDKPGLQAMLQKVLQLYASKSLQKRSYAYKGGQVVVPEKFLECVIQAPENEWNKVLLDGLTVGKGDVSPDDLYAVINKRIERVLIRTEGGSYQQRVLVEYLKEIQARAEEVVKVLQGPTI
- the LOC136550057 gene encoding uncharacterized protein isoform X1, with amino-acid sequence MATATAASTSLRPLPPSPSPIASLPRRWCWGIPVQSAGRRAFHAERRRRTTLLCAADKPPEESLKKTVEVDWLIDMLRNANPRELDQIVVENVLSFDAGFWVRLAARIDLCKSDDDKKDYEELAENVMNIVDRLVHKTDQKIEQSTDVLKAIISPVMHEGDVQWPPRGPDTLKLMEKEITRREQEGQLDEGFLSEVSAQLRQAKQDGDKPGLQAMLQKVLQLYASKSLQKRSYAYKGGQVVVPEKFLECVIQAPENEWNKVLLDGLTVGKGDVSPDDLYAVINKRIERVLIRTEGGSYQQRVLVEYLKEIQARAEEVVKVLQGPTI
- the LOC136550057 gene encoding uncharacterized protein isoform X3, whose translation is MATATAASTSLRPLPPSPSPIASLPRRWCWGIPVQSAGRRAFHAERRRRTTLLCAADKPPEESLKKTVEVDWLIDMLRNANPRELDQIVVENVLSFDAGFWVRLAARIDLCKSDDDKKDYEELAENVMNIVDRLVHKTDQKIEQSTDVLKAIISPVMHEGDVQWPPRGPDTLKLMEKEITRREQEGQLDEGFLSEAKQDGDKPGLQAMLQKVLQLYASKSLQKRSYAYKGGQVVVPEKFLECVIQAPENEWNKVLLDGLTVGKGDVSPDDLYAVINKRIERVLIRTEGGSYQQRVLVEYLKEIQARAEEVVKVLQGPTI
- the LOC136550057 gene encoding uncharacterized protein isoform X2, with product MATATAASTSLRPLPPSPSPIASLPRRWCWGIPVQSAGRRAFHAERRRRTTLLCAADKPPEESLKKTVEVDWLIDMLRNANPRELDQIVVENVLSFDAGFWVRLAARIDLCKSDDDKKDYEELAENVMNIVDRLVHKTDQKIEQSTDVLKAIISPVMHEGDVQWPPRGPDTLKLMEKEITRREQEGQLDEGFLSEVSAQLRQAKQDGDKPGLQAMLQKVLQLYASKSLQKRSYAYKGGQVVVPEKFLECVIQAPENEWNKVLLDGLTVGKGDVSPDDLYAVINKRIERVLIRTEGGSYQQRVLVEYLKEIQARAEEVVKVLQGPTI
- the LOC136550056 gene encoding vegetative cell wall protein gp1-like, yielding MLGAVVRVPAPILLPLLPGPTRPLLLRRRHCLPPEAPMASATPRDGSTAKPDAAPAPAPAPAPTPTPTPTPLPPEKPLPGDCCGSGCVRCVWDIYFDELDAYDKALAAHAAASSGSGGKDDSADTKPSDGAKS